A DNA window from Malus domestica chromosome 12, GDT2T_hap1 contains the following coding sequences:
- the LOC103449304 gene encoding TATA-box-binding protein 1 has translation MGDQSGLEESQPVDLSIHPSGIVPTLQNIVSTVNLDCKLDLKQIALQARNAEYNPKRFAAVIMRIREPKTTALIFASGKMVCTGAKSEHQSKLAARKYARIIQKLGFNAKFKDFKIQNIVGSCDVKFPIRLEGLAYSHGAFSSYEPELFPGLIYRMKQPKIVLLIFVSGKIVITGAKVRDDTYKAFENIYPVLTEFRKVQQ, from the exons ATGGGGGATCAAAGTGGATTAGAAGAGAGCCAACCTGTAGATCTTTCCATTCACCCCTCTGGCATCGTTCCCACTCTCCa GAATATCGTATCTACAGTTAACTTGGATTGTAAATTGGATCTTAAGCAAATTGCGTTGCAAGCTCGAAATGCAGAATACAACCCCAAG CGTTTTGCTGCTGTAATTATGAGAATAAGGGAGCCAAAAACTACAGCTTTGATTTTTGCCTCTGGGAAGATG GTATGCACAGGTGCAAAAAGTGAACATCAATCAAAACTGGCAGCGAGGAAG TATGCTCGAATCATTCAAAAGCTTGGGTTTAATGCTAAATttaag GATTTCAAGATTCAAAATATTGTTGGCTCCTGTGATGTTAAATTTCCGATAAGACTTGAGGGTCTTGCATACTCCCACGGTGCCTTTTCAAGT TATGAGCCAGAGCTTTTCCCGGGGCTGATATATCGAATGAAGCAGCCGAAGATTGTTCTTCTTATATTTGTGTCGGGGAAAATTGTTATTACGGGTGCAAAG GTGAGGGATGACACATACAAGGCCTTTGAAAACATATACCCTGTCCTTACAGAGTTCAGGAAGGTCCAGCAATG A
- the LOC103449303 gene encoding pentatricopeptide repeat-containing protein At4g13650 isoform X3, whose amino-acid sequence MLADNVHPDETTFSRVLRACGGSNVHLQYVKQIHARVICHGFGTSLLVCNPLIDLYAKNGSVDAAKKVFDKLYIRDSVSWVAMISGLSQNGREKEAILLFIEMQTSDILPTPYVFSSVLSACAKIELFKMGEQLHGLIFKGGFSCETYVCNALVTLYSRSGNFISAEQIFKTMWHRDAVSYNSLISGLAQCGFSDRALELFKRMQIDCLRPDCVTIASLLSACAEIGALQKGKQLHSLAIKAGMSSDIILEGSLLDLYVKCSDVQTAYDFFLTTETENVVLWNVMLVAYGQLDDLDQSFRIFRQMHVEGMIPNQYTYPSILRTCTSVGALNLGEQIHTQVIKTGFHFNVYVCSVLIDMYAKHGELDTALRILRRLTADDVVSWTAMIAGYAQHDLFSESLILFEEMQRRGIQSDNIGFSSAISACAGIQALRQGRQIHAQSCVFGYSDDLSVGNALVTLYARCGRIQEAYRAFEATDSKDNMSWNGLISGFAQSGNYEEALQVFTRMNKAGIEANMFTFGSAVSAAANLTNIKQGQQIHATIIKTGSNSETEVSNALITLYSKCGSIDDAKREFSEMPEKNEISWNAMITGYSQHGRGIESIHLFEQMKQLGIAPSHVTFVGVLTACSHIGLVNEGLGYFESMRKEHGLVPKPEHYACVVDLLGRAGSLSRARKFIEEMPVKPDAMIWRTLLSACITRKNTEIGEFSANHLLELEPEDSATYVLLSNMYAVSGMWDRRDQTRQLMKERGVKKEPGRSWIEVKNSVHAFFVGDRLHPLADTIYEFLGDLNERAAEIGYVEDRSNLWNDMEQKQKDPTVYIHSEKLAISFGLLNLSNAVPIRVMKNLRVCNDCHNWIKYTSKICNRTIIVRDAYRFHHFKDGACSCRDYW is encoded by the coding sequence ATGTTAGCAGATAATGTGCATCCTGATGAGACCACGTTTTCCAGGGTTTTAAGGGCATGTGGTGGCAGTAATGTTCATCTTCAATATGTCAAACAGATTCACGCTAGGGTTATCTGTCATGGTTTTGGTACTAGTTTGCTTGTGTGTAATCCCTTGATTGATTTGTATGCCAAAAACGGGTCTGTAGATGCTGCTAAAAAGGTCTTTGATAAATTGTATATAAGGGATAGCGTTTCCTGGGTTGCCATGATTTCTGGTTTATCTCAGAATGGACGCGAAAAAGAAGCAATTCTCTTATTCATTGAGATGCAAACGTCAGATATTTTACCCACTCCTTATGTGTTCTCCAGCGTGCTAAGTGCCTGCGCCAAAATAGAGTTATTTAAGATGGGAGAGCAACTGCATGGACTTATTTTCAAGGGGGGTTTTTCTTGTGAAACATATGTATGCAATGCACTTGTGACGTTATATTCCCGCTCAGGGAACTTTATATCTGCTgaacaaattttcaaaacaaTGTGGCACAGGGATGCAGTATCTTATAACTCACTGATCTCTGGGTTAGCTCAGTGCGGATTTAGTGATAGAGCATTGGAATTGTTCAAAAGAATGCAGATTGATTGTTTGAGACCAGACTGTGTTACAATTGCTAGTCTTTTGAGCGCATGTGCCGAAATTGGTGCTCTGCAGAAGGGAAAACAACTCCACTCACTTGCAATAAAAGCGGGAATGTCATCAGATATTATCCTTGAAGGTTCTCTGCTTGATCTTTATGTGAAATGCTCAGATGTGCAAACTGCCTATGATTTTTTCCTTACAACAGAGACAGAAAATGTGGTCCTGTGGAATGTAATGCTAGTTGCTTATGGTCAGTTGGATGATCTGGATCAATCATTTCGGATATTTAGGCAAATGCATGTTGAGGGCATGATTCCTAATCAGTACACCTACCCTAGTATCCTAAGAACCTGTACCTCTGTTGGAGCTCTCAATTTGGGAGAGCAGATACATACTCAAGTCATAAAAACTGGTTTTCATTTTAATGTTTATGTCTGTAGTGTGCTCATTGATATGTATGCTAAGCATGGGGAGCTGGATACCGCCCTGAGAATTCTCAGACGACTCACTGCAGATGACGTCGTCTCATGGACAGCTATGATAGCCGGGTATGCACAGCATGATCTATTTTCTGAATCTCTGATACTTTTTGAAGAAATGCAAAGGCGAGGGATTCAGTCTGACAACATAGGATTTTCAAGTGCAATAAGTGCATGTGCTGGTATTCAAGCACTTCGTCAAGGAAGACAAATTCATGCTCAGTCGTGTGTCTTTGGTTATTCAGATGATCTTTCAGTTGGAAATGCACTTGTTACCCTTTACGCTAGATGTGGTAGAATACAGGAAGCGTACCGAGCATTTGAGGCAACTGATTCTAAAGATAATATGTCATGGAATGGATTGATATCTGGGTTTGCACAGAGTGGGAACTATGAGGAAGCACTGCAGGTATTTACGCGGATGAATAAAGCTGGAATAGAAGCTAACATGTTCACATTTGGCTCTGCAGTTAGCGCTGCTGCTAACTTAACAAATATAAAACAAGGGCAGCAGATTCATGCCACAATTATAAAAACTGGCAGCAATTCCGAAACGGAGGTTTCCAATGCGTTAATCACATTGTATTCAAAGTGTGGTAGCATTGATGATGCCAAGAGAGAGTTTTCTGAAATGCCTGAAAAAAATGAGATTTCTTGGAATGCCATGATCACTGGCTATTCTCAACATGGGCGTGGTATTGAATCAATACACCTATTTGAGCAGATGAAACAACTTGGTATAGCACCAAGCCATGTCACATTTGTGGGGGTACTTACAGCCTGTAGCCATATAGGCTTGGTAAATGAAGGGCTTGGCTACTTTGAATCCATGAGAAAAGAGCATGGGTTAGTGCCTAAGCCTGAACACTATGCTTGCGTTGTTGATCTTCTAGGTAGAGCTGGTTCTCTGAGCCGTGCCAGAAAGTTTATAGAGGAGATGCCAGTGAAACCAGATGCAATGATTTGGAGGACTCTTTTAAGTGCTTGCATAACTCGCAAGAACACTGAAATTGGAGAGTTTTCTGCCAACCATCTTCTAGAACTGGAACCTGAAGACTCAGCAACGTACGTGCTGCTATCCAATATGTACGCAGTGTCAGGAATGTGGGATCGTAGGGATCAGACGAGGCAATTGATGAAGGAAAGGGGTGTGAAGAAAGAGCCCGGTCGTAGCTGGATTGAGGTCAAGAATTCAGTTCATGCCTTCTTTGTCGGTGACCGACTGCACCCACTTGCAGATACGATTTATGAATTCTTAGGGGATTTGAATGAGCGGGCAGCTGAAATTGGTTATGTTGAGGATCGTTCCAACCTTTGGAATGATATGGAACAGAAGCAGAAGGATCCAACAGTATATATCCACAGTGAGAAATTGGCAATTTCTTTTGGCCTACTCAACTTATCTAATGCTGTTCCTATACGTGTAATGAAGAATCTTCGTGTTTGCAATGATTGCCATAATTGGATCAAGTACACGTCGAAGATTTGTAATCGAACTATCATAGTACGAGATGCTTATCGTTTTCATCATTTCAAAGATGGTGCTTGTTCTTGTAGAGATTACTGGTAA
- the LOC103449303 gene encoding pentatricopeptide repeat-containing protein At4g13650 isoform X2 gives MSGSGCLKSLMLALTLHQFPDPLFFHRFPPLHFTTKPKPTSSFNLHKRFRGSVIRLSSPEEYTSNAAAANAHVLDDSLLHQNEGNNPKGIEFLHSMETRSVRANCQTYIWLLKGCSNSGSLLDSKKLHSRILKLGFDAEHVICDGLIDAYLAAGDLDGAVRVFDDVPYRSLFSWNNIIQVFLANKLTSQVLDFFSRMLADNVHPDETTFSRVLRACGGSNVHLQYVKQIHARVICHGFGTSLLVCNPLIDLYAKNGSVDAAKKVFDKLYIRDSVSWVAMISGLSQNGREKEAILLFIEMQTSDILPTPYVFSSVLSACAKIELFKMGEQLHGLIFKGGFSCETYVCNALVTLYSRSGNFISAEQIFKTMWHRDAVSYNSLISGLAQCGFSDRALELFKRMQIDCLRPDCVTIASLLSACAEIGALQKGKQLHSLAIKAGMSSDIILEGSLLDLYVKCSDVQTAYDFFLTTETENVVLWNVMLVAYGQLDDLDQSFRIFRQMHVEGMIPNQYTYPSILRTCTSVGALNLGEQIHTQVIKTGFHFNVYVCSVLIDMYAKHGELDTALRILRRLTADDVVSWTAMIAGYAQHDLFSESLILFEEMQRRGIQSDNIGFSSAISACAGIQALRQGRQIHAQSCVFGYSDDLSVGNALVTLYARCGRIQEAYRAFEATDSKDNMSWNGLISGFAQSGNYEEALQVFTRMNKAGIEANMFTFGSAVSAAANLTNIKQGQQIHATIIKTGSNSETEVSNALITLYSKCGSIDDAKREFSEMPEKNEISWNAMITGYSQHGRGIESIHLFEQMKQLGIAPSHVTFVGVLTACSHIGLVNEGLGYFESMRKEHGLVPKPEHYACVVDLLGRAGSLSRARKFIEEMPVKPDAMIWRTLLSACITRKNTEIGEFSANHLLELEPEDSATYVLLSNMYAVSGMWDRRDQTRQLMKERGVKKEPGRSWIEVKNSVHAFFVGDRLHPLADTIYEFLGDLNERAAEIGYVEDRSNLWNDMEQKQKDPTVYIHSEKLAISFGLLNLSNAVPIRVMKNLRVCNDCHNWIKYTSKICNRTIIVRDAYRFHHFKDGACSCRDYW, from the exons ATGAGTGGCTCTGGCTGTCTCAAATCTTTGATGCTCGCTCTGACTCTCCACCAATTCCCCGACCCCCTCTTCTTCCATCGCTTCCCGCCGCTTCATTTCACAACCAAACCCAAACCCACCTCAAGTTTCAATCTTCACAAG CGCTTTCGTGGGAGTGTCATCCGGTTGAGCTCGCCAGAAGAATATACTAGTAATGCAGCAGCAGCCAATGCCCATGTCCTCGACGACTCTCTACTTCATCAAAATGAAGGTAATAATCCAAAGGGGATTGAATTCCTGCATTCCATGGAAACACGTAGTGTTCGTGCTAATTGTCAGACATATATTTGGCTTTTAAAAGGCTGCTCCAATTCCGGTTCCTTGTTAGATTCTAAAAAGCTTCACTCTAGGATTCTGAAGCTGGGTTTTGATGCTGAACATGTAATATGCGATGGCCTTATTGATGCTTACCTTGCCGCTGGTGATTTAGATGGCGCAGTTAGGGTTTTTGATGATGTGCCCTACAGAAGTTTGTTTTCATGGAATAACATAATTCAAGTGTTTCTTGCAAACAAGTTGACCAGTCAAGTATTGGATTTCTTTTCCCGAATGTTAGCAGATAATGTGCATCCTGATGAGACCACGTTTTCCAGGGTTTTAAGGGCATGTGGTGGCAGTAATGTTCATCTTCAATATGTCAAACAGATTCACGCTAGGGTTATCTGTCATGGTTTTGGTACTAGTTTGCTTGTGTGTAATCCCTTGATTGATTTGTATGCCAAAAACGGGTCTGTAGATGCTGCTAAAAAGGTCTTTGATAAATTGTATATAAGGGATAGCGTTTCCTGGGTTGCCATGATTTCTGGTTTATCTCAGAATGGACGCGAAAAAGAAGCAATTCTCTTATTCATTGAGATGCAAACGTCAGATATTTTACCCACTCCTTATGTGTTCTCCAGCGTGCTAAGTGCCTGCGCCAAAATAGAGTTATTTAAGATGGGAGAGCAACTGCATGGACTTATTTTCAAGGGGGGTTTTTCTTGTGAAACATATGTATGCAATGCACTTGTGACGTTATATTCCCGCTCAGGGAACTTTATATCTGCTgaacaaattttcaaaacaaTGTGGCACAGGGATGCAGTATCTTATAACTCACTGATCTCTGGGTTAGCTCAGTGCGGATTTAGTGATAGAGCATTGGAATTGTTCAAAAGAATGCAGATTGATTGTTTGAGACCAGACTGTGTTACAATTGCTAGTCTTTTGAGCGCATGTGCCGAAATTGGTGCTCTGCAGAAGGGAAAACAACTCCACTCACTTGCAATAAAAGCGGGAATGTCATCAGATATTATCCTTGAAGGTTCTCTGCTTGATCTTTATGTGAAATGCTCAGATGTGCAAACTGCCTATGATTTTTTCCTTACAACAGAGACAGAAAATGTGGTCCTGTGGAATGTAATGCTAGTTGCTTATGGTCAGTTGGATGATCTGGATCAATCATTTCGGATATTTAGGCAAATGCATGTTGAGGGCATGATTCCTAATCAGTACACCTACCCTAGTATCCTAAGAACCTGTACCTCTGTTGGAGCTCTCAATTTGGGAGAGCAGATACATACTCAAGTCATAAAAACTGGTTTTCATTTTAATGTTTATGTCTGTAGTGTGCTCATTGATATGTATGCTAAGCATGGGGAGCTGGATACCGCCCTGAGAATTCTCAGACGACTCACTGCAGATGACGTCGTCTCATGGACAGCTATGATAGCCGGGTATGCACAGCATGATCTATTTTCTGAATCTCTGATACTTTTTGAAGAAATGCAAAGGCGAGGGATTCAGTCTGACAACATAGGATTTTCAAGTGCAATAAGTGCATGTGCTGGTATTCAAGCACTTCGTCAAGGAAGACAAATTCATGCTCAGTCGTGTGTCTTTGGTTATTCAGATGATCTTTCAGTTGGAAATGCACTTGTTACCCTTTACGCTAGATGTGGTAGAATACAGGAAGCGTACCGAGCATTTGAGGCAACTGATTCTAAAGATAATATGTCATGGAATGGATTGATATCTGGGTTTGCACAGAGTGGGAACTATGAGGAAGCACTGCAGGTATTTACGCGGATGAATAAAGCTGGAATAGAAGCTAACATGTTCACATTTGGCTCTGCAGTTAGCGCTGCTGCTAACTTAACAAATATAAAACAAGGGCAGCAGATTCATGCCACAATTATAAAAACTGGCAGCAATTCCGAAACGGAGGTTTCCAATGCGTTAATCACATTGTATTCAAAGTGTGGTAGCATTGATGATGCCAAGAGAGAGTTTTCTGAAATGCCTGAAAAAAATGAGATTTCTTGGAATGCCATGATCACTGGCTATTCTCAACATGGGCGTGGTATTGAATCAATACACCTATTTGAGCAGATGAAACAACTTGGTATAGCACCAAGCCATGTCACATTTGTGGGGGTACTTACAGCCTGTAGCCATATAGGCTTGGTAAATGAAGGGCTTGGCTACTTTGAATCCATGAGAAAAGAGCATGGGTTAGTGCCTAAGCCTGAACACTATGCTTGCGTTGTTGATCTTCTAGGTAGAGCTGGTTCTCTGAGCCGTGCCAGAAAGTTTATAGAGGAGATGCCAGTGAAACCAGATGCAATGATTTGGAGGACTCTTTTAAGTGCTTGCATAACTCGCAAGAACACTGAAATTGGAGAGTTTTCTGCCAACCATCTTCTAGAACTGGAACCTGAAGACTCAGCAACGTACGTGCTGCTATCCAATATGTACGCAGTGTCAGGAATGTGGGATCGTAGGGATCAGACGAGGCAATTGATGAAGGAAAGGGGTGTGAAGAAAGAGCCCGGTCGTAGCTGGATTGAGGTCAAGAATTCAGTTCATGCCTTCTTTGTCGGTGACCGACTGCACCCACTTGCAGATACGATTTATGAATTCTTAGGGGATTTGAATGAGCGGGCAGCTGAAATTGGTTATGTTGAGGATCGTTCCAACCTTTGGAATGATATGGAACAGAAGCAGAAGGATCCAACAGTATATATCCACAGTGAGAAATTGGCAATTTCTTTTGGCCTACTCAACTTATCTAATGCTGTTCCTATACGTGTAATGAAGAATCTTCGTGTTTGCAATGATTGCCATAATTGGATCAAGTACACGTCGAAGATTTGTAATCGAACTATCATAGTACGAGATGCTTATCGTTTTCATCATTTCAAAGATGGTGCTTGTTCTTGTAGAGATTACTGGTAA
- the LOC103449303 gene encoding pentatricopeptide repeat-containing protein At4g13650 isoform X1: MSGSGCLKSLMLALTLHQFPDPLFFHRFPPLHFTTKPKPTSSFNLHKVRFRGSVIRLSSPEEYTSNAAAANAHVLDDSLLHQNEGNNPKGIEFLHSMETRSVRANCQTYIWLLKGCSNSGSLLDSKKLHSRILKLGFDAEHVICDGLIDAYLAAGDLDGAVRVFDDVPYRSLFSWNNIIQVFLANKLTSQVLDFFSRMLADNVHPDETTFSRVLRACGGSNVHLQYVKQIHARVICHGFGTSLLVCNPLIDLYAKNGSVDAAKKVFDKLYIRDSVSWVAMISGLSQNGREKEAILLFIEMQTSDILPTPYVFSSVLSACAKIELFKMGEQLHGLIFKGGFSCETYVCNALVTLYSRSGNFISAEQIFKTMWHRDAVSYNSLISGLAQCGFSDRALELFKRMQIDCLRPDCVTIASLLSACAEIGALQKGKQLHSLAIKAGMSSDIILEGSLLDLYVKCSDVQTAYDFFLTTETENVVLWNVMLVAYGQLDDLDQSFRIFRQMHVEGMIPNQYTYPSILRTCTSVGALNLGEQIHTQVIKTGFHFNVYVCSVLIDMYAKHGELDTALRILRRLTADDVVSWTAMIAGYAQHDLFSESLILFEEMQRRGIQSDNIGFSSAISACAGIQALRQGRQIHAQSCVFGYSDDLSVGNALVTLYARCGRIQEAYRAFEATDSKDNMSWNGLISGFAQSGNYEEALQVFTRMNKAGIEANMFTFGSAVSAAANLTNIKQGQQIHATIIKTGSNSETEVSNALITLYSKCGSIDDAKREFSEMPEKNEISWNAMITGYSQHGRGIESIHLFEQMKQLGIAPSHVTFVGVLTACSHIGLVNEGLGYFESMRKEHGLVPKPEHYACVVDLLGRAGSLSRARKFIEEMPVKPDAMIWRTLLSACITRKNTEIGEFSANHLLELEPEDSATYVLLSNMYAVSGMWDRRDQTRQLMKERGVKKEPGRSWIEVKNSVHAFFVGDRLHPLADTIYEFLGDLNERAAEIGYVEDRSNLWNDMEQKQKDPTVYIHSEKLAISFGLLNLSNAVPIRVMKNLRVCNDCHNWIKYTSKICNRTIIVRDAYRFHHFKDGACSCRDYW; this comes from the exons ATGAGTGGCTCTGGCTGTCTCAAATCTTTGATGCTCGCTCTGACTCTCCACCAATTCCCCGACCCCCTCTTCTTCCATCGCTTCCCGCCGCTTCATTTCACAACCAAACCCAAACCCACCTCAAGTTTCAATCTTCACAAGGTT CGCTTTCGTGGGAGTGTCATCCGGTTGAGCTCGCCAGAAGAATATACTAGTAATGCAGCAGCAGCCAATGCCCATGTCCTCGACGACTCTCTACTTCATCAAAATGAAGGTAATAATCCAAAGGGGATTGAATTCCTGCATTCCATGGAAACACGTAGTGTTCGTGCTAATTGTCAGACATATATTTGGCTTTTAAAAGGCTGCTCCAATTCCGGTTCCTTGTTAGATTCTAAAAAGCTTCACTCTAGGATTCTGAAGCTGGGTTTTGATGCTGAACATGTAATATGCGATGGCCTTATTGATGCTTACCTTGCCGCTGGTGATTTAGATGGCGCAGTTAGGGTTTTTGATGATGTGCCCTACAGAAGTTTGTTTTCATGGAATAACATAATTCAAGTGTTTCTTGCAAACAAGTTGACCAGTCAAGTATTGGATTTCTTTTCCCGAATGTTAGCAGATAATGTGCATCCTGATGAGACCACGTTTTCCAGGGTTTTAAGGGCATGTGGTGGCAGTAATGTTCATCTTCAATATGTCAAACAGATTCACGCTAGGGTTATCTGTCATGGTTTTGGTACTAGTTTGCTTGTGTGTAATCCCTTGATTGATTTGTATGCCAAAAACGGGTCTGTAGATGCTGCTAAAAAGGTCTTTGATAAATTGTATATAAGGGATAGCGTTTCCTGGGTTGCCATGATTTCTGGTTTATCTCAGAATGGACGCGAAAAAGAAGCAATTCTCTTATTCATTGAGATGCAAACGTCAGATATTTTACCCACTCCTTATGTGTTCTCCAGCGTGCTAAGTGCCTGCGCCAAAATAGAGTTATTTAAGATGGGAGAGCAACTGCATGGACTTATTTTCAAGGGGGGTTTTTCTTGTGAAACATATGTATGCAATGCACTTGTGACGTTATATTCCCGCTCAGGGAACTTTATATCTGCTgaacaaattttcaaaacaaTGTGGCACAGGGATGCAGTATCTTATAACTCACTGATCTCTGGGTTAGCTCAGTGCGGATTTAGTGATAGAGCATTGGAATTGTTCAAAAGAATGCAGATTGATTGTTTGAGACCAGACTGTGTTACAATTGCTAGTCTTTTGAGCGCATGTGCCGAAATTGGTGCTCTGCAGAAGGGAAAACAACTCCACTCACTTGCAATAAAAGCGGGAATGTCATCAGATATTATCCTTGAAGGTTCTCTGCTTGATCTTTATGTGAAATGCTCAGATGTGCAAACTGCCTATGATTTTTTCCTTACAACAGAGACAGAAAATGTGGTCCTGTGGAATGTAATGCTAGTTGCTTATGGTCAGTTGGATGATCTGGATCAATCATTTCGGATATTTAGGCAAATGCATGTTGAGGGCATGATTCCTAATCAGTACACCTACCCTAGTATCCTAAGAACCTGTACCTCTGTTGGAGCTCTCAATTTGGGAGAGCAGATACATACTCAAGTCATAAAAACTGGTTTTCATTTTAATGTTTATGTCTGTAGTGTGCTCATTGATATGTATGCTAAGCATGGGGAGCTGGATACCGCCCTGAGAATTCTCAGACGACTCACTGCAGATGACGTCGTCTCATGGACAGCTATGATAGCCGGGTATGCACAGCATGATCTATTTTCTGAATCTCTGATACTTTTTGAAGAAATGCAAAGGCGAGGGATTCAGTCTGACAACATAGGATTTTCAAGTGCAATAAGTGCATGTGCTGGTATTCAAGCACTTCGTCAAGGAAGACAAATTCATGCTCAGTCGTGTGTCTTTGGTTATTCAGATGATCTTTCAGTTGGAAATGCACTTGTTACCCTTTACGCTAGATGTGGTAGAATACAGGAAGCGTACCGAGCATTTGAGGCAACTGATTCTAAAGATAATATGTCATGGAATGGATTGATATCTGGGTTTGCACAGAGTGGGAACTATGAGGAAGCACTGCAGGTATTTACGCGGATGAATAAAGCTGGAATAGAAGCTAACATGTTCACATTTGGCTCTGCAGTTAGCGCTGCTGCTAACTTAACAAATATAAAACAAGGGCAGCAGATTCATGCCACAATTATAAAAACTGGCAGCAATTCCGAAACGGAGGTTTCCAATGCGTTAATCACATTGTATTCAAAGTGTGGTAGCATTGATGATGCCAAGAGAGAGTTTTCTGAAATGCCTGAAAAAAATGAGATTTCTTGGAATGCCATGATCACTGGCTATTCTCAACATGGGCGTGGTATTGAATCAATACACCTATTTGAGCAGATGAAACAACTTGGTATAGCACCAAGCCATGTCACATTTGTGGGGGTACTTACAGCCTGTAGCCATATAGGCTTGGTAAATGAAGGGCTTGGCTACTTTGAATCCATGAGAAAAGAGCATGGGTTAGTGCCTAAGCCTGAACACTATGCTTGCGTTGTTGATCTTCTAGGTAGAGCTGGTTCTCTGAGCCGTGCCAGAAAGTTTATAGAGGAGATGCCAGTGAAACCAGATGCAATGATTTGGAGGACTCTTTTAAGTGCTTGCATAACTCGCAAGAACACTGAAATTGGAGAGTTTTCTGCCAACCATCTTCTAGAACTGGAACCTGAAGACTCAGCAACGTACGTGCTGCTATCCAATATGTACGCAGTGTCAGGAATGTGGGATCGTAGGGATCAGACGAGGCAATTGATGAAGGAAAGGGGTGTGAAGAAAGAGCCCGGTCGTAGCTGGATTGAGGTCAAGAATTCAGTTCATGCCTTCTTTGTCGGTGACCGACTGCACCCACTTGCAGATACGATTTATGAATTCTTAGGGGATTTGAATGAGCGGGCAGCTGAAATTGGTTATGTTGAGGATCGTTCCAACCTTTGGAATGATATGGAACAGAAGCAGAAGGATCCAACAGTATATATCCACAGTGAGAAATTGGCAATTTCTTTTGGCCTACTCAACTTATCTAATGCTGTTCCTATACGTGTAATGAAGAATCTTCGTGTTTGCAATGATTGCCATAATTGGATCAAGTACACGTCGAAGATTTGTAATCGAACTATCATAGTACGAGATGCTTATCGTTTTCATCATTTCAAAGATGGTGCTTGTTCTTGTAGAGATTACTGGTAA